GTATTGGCTGCCTGTGGCAAGTCGTTTTCTCAGATGGGGAATACTCCAGACATTTGGTATAGGGTATCAGAAAAGTCTGGCTTTGATATTAAAATCAGCGCTGATAAATCAAAGCTACTAGCAATTACCCCTGGAACTGTGCCGGGAAAGGCCAGGGTCCAAAAGTTTTTGCTGCTTCCTTCTAAGTCAGAAGGTTTACTTCAGGTGGATTTGATGGCCAATTCTAAGCTCGGGCAGGGAGATACATGTACGTTTTACGTGGTTGTTTATAGAGGGGGGCGACCTTATTTGTACTATTCAAGGGATTTTACGTTAGGTTCCCAATGGTCAGAACGGCTGCAATTCTCAAGATATCATCGGATTCCGAAGGAGGCCGATTCTATGGTTGCGGGCTTTGCGCTGTCTGGTAAGGTGGCGCTGCCAGGTGTGCGTTTAAACGTGGACTTAGTGCAGGGGGTGCGATTTGAACAGTACAGGCAAAGTAAGAATCGGTTTGCCGGCGATAAAAAAAATGTTGAACGATTGGCTGCGGTTGCTAAGATTTGGGGATTGCTTAAATACTTTACGCCAGATCACTTGCCGGATAACTATGACTGGGATGAGGCGCTGATGTCGGCACTGGCTGATAATTTCAGCTCTTTTGATAAGGATATTAGCGTTGACGATGTCATTAAAAAGCTTCTGGTTCCGTACAAGTCCTTTAAGGCCAAAAACAAGGAGGCATTGCCAGTTAATCTTCAAAACAGGGTGGAACAGTTGCCGATAAGTGAAAAACAGAAGGCAAAGTTACGGGCTATTCTTGCCAATAGCCAGAAAGGTAAATCGAAATATTTTACGGCGCCGTCGTCTGAATACCCTGCGCCGATTTTCCATGATAAAAACATAGATCAGAATCAGATTCCTGATGCACGAAGCAGAATCTTGCTCTTATTTAGATACTGGAATATTATTGAGTATTTTTATCCATATAAAAATCAGGTTACACACGATTGGGAGGCTGTTTTAACAAAATTAATTGGTCCTTTTATTGAAGGCGACACAGAAAATGCTTATACCAAAAATCTTCTATTGCTAAATGCGAGCATAGGGGATGGGCATACTGCCGTACCTCTCAATGTACTTGATATGGGCCAGACGCTTTACAGTGGCTTGTTTACTATCTTGCCTTTCACGTATCGAATAGACGGTAACCGTTTGTATATAAATCACATTGACGCCTCGTTTAAAGGGCTTACCGGACTGGAGGGAGGCGACGAGTTATTAAGTGTGAATCATATCCGGGTAGATTCGCTGGTTGGAGAGTTCAGGGACTATATCAGTCACCCCTCTCCGGCTATGAAAGATATATATCTTCAGGATAGTCGCTGGATGAACTTATTTCCGCTTATGCCAGATACGCTAGATATTAAGTACCGCCGCTCGGGGAAAATAGGGGAGATAAAGGTGCCGTGGCCACGGACGACGATACAAAGCGGGTTAAGGTATCTTTTACCGGATCGGCAAAGCGGGGCGCCAGCCAGAAAGCCTGTTTTGAGTTTTATCGATAAGCATAAACTGCTTTTGATCGACCCGTACACCTGGAACGATGCCTTGGCTGATTCTACTTCGCAATTATTAGAAAAATCCTCGGCACTGGCTATCGATCTTCGTACTTATCCTGACTGGAAGTTTGTGAATTTTTGTGAGGCGTTGATTAGAGACAGTGTTCCGCTGATCAGGTTCAGGGTGTCAACCGAAATACCTGGAATCTTTGCATCCAGTCTGAAAGTTTCTATAAAGGACGGAAAAGCTTATGAAAAGGATATTTATATATTAATATCAGAAAAGACAAGAAGTAGGTCTGAATTTTTAGCGAAGATACTGAAGAGTGGTGCCTCCAATGCCATTCTTATCGGTCGTCGATCGGCGGGAGCAGATGGTGACGTAGCATCGATACCTATTATAGGAAGAGTACCGCTCAGCTTGCGTTTTAGCGGTGTTGGGGCTGAATATCCAAATAAGGTGTTAACCCATCA
This region of Pedobacter faecalis genomic DNA includes:
- a CDS encoding S41 family peptidase, with product MNALRFPLIIVFVLAACGKSFSQMGNTPDIWYRVSEKSGFDIKISADKSKLLAITPGTVPGKARVQKFLLLPSKSEGLLQVDLMANSKLGQGDTCTFYVVVYRGGRPYLYYSRDFTLGSQWSERLQFSRYHRIPKEADSMVAGFALSGKVALPGVRLNVDLVQGVRFEQYRQSKNRFAGDKKNVERLAAVAKIWGLLKYFTPDHLPDNYDWDEALMSALADNFSSFDKDISVDDVIKKLLVPYKSFKAKNKEALPVNLQNRVEQLPISEKQKAKLRAILANSQKGKSKYFTAPSSEYPAPIFHDKNIDQNQIPDARSRILLLFRYWNIIEYFYPYKNQVTHDWEAVLTKLIGPFIEGDTENAYTKNLLLLNASIGDGHTAVPLNVLDMGQTLYSGLFTILPFTYRIDGNRLYINHIDASFKGLTGLEGGDELLSVNHIRVDSLVGEFRDYISHPSPAMKDIYLQDSRWMNLFPLMPDTLDIKYRRSGKIGEIKVPWPRTTIQSGLRYLLPDRQSGAPARKPVLSFIDKHKLLLIDPYTWNDALADSTSQLLEKSSALAIDLRTYPDWKFVNFCEALIRDSVPLIRFRVSTEIPGIFASSLKVSIKDGKAYEKDIYILISEKTRSRSEFLAKILKSGASNAILIGRRSAGADGDVASIPIIGRVPLSLRFSGVGAEYPNKVLTHQVGIVPDVVVDRQNLMGSDEIMNEVFKIVSP